ACCAATATTTAGCGCAAATGGTCGACTATATAAGTACCAGTAAATTAGCGCAAAAGGTGCGTTGGAGCTTAGATGTTGATCCTATAGATATGATTTAAAGGCCAATTAAGAGTCATGGCACAACACGATTACATAAATAAAAAACCAGCAAATCGAAATAATAAAAAACAAGCCCCGGCGAAAAAGCCTTTCCCTATTATTCTTGTTTTAATTGCGCTTATCTTAGTAGGCGGGTTTGGTTACGGCCTATGGTATATCAAACATAATGCCGATCCTGAGTTAGTAGAGCAGCAAGCAAACCCGACTAAAAAAGAAGAAGTGGTTATTCCACCACCTAAAACACCTGAATTTATCAAAGAGATTAAAGAGCACGAAGTTCAGGTTGAAGTAAAAGAGATTGAACAAAAAGGTCCATATGTAATGCAATGCGGCTCTTTTAGAACATTAGAGCAAGCACAAACATTAAAAGCTAAAATCGCTTTTGCTGGCTTAGTGGCCGAGGTTAAGAAAACACAAGGCAGCAATGGTGTTTGGTATAAAGTGCGCTTAGGCCCATACGAAACCAAACGTTTAGCCGAAAGTGACAAGAATAAACTTAAACGCATCAAAATAATGGGCTGCGGAATTTGGCTTTGGACTTGATTTTAGTTCATTCACCCATATAAACACCTCATCAATCGCTTTTTACGAGCGGCCTTGCCGCTCGATGATGAGGAATAATCATGACCACTATTGTAAGTGTACGCCGCGACGACAAGGTCGTTATTGGTGGCGACGGCCAAGTTTCACTTGGTAACACCGTAATGAAGGGCAACGCCCGCAAAGTTCGACGTCTTTATAATGGCAAAGTAATCGCTGGTTTCGCTGGCGGTACTGCTGATGCCTTCACCCTTTTCGAACGATTTGAAAGCAAACTAGAAATGCACCAAGGCAACTTAACCAAAGCTGCCGTAGAAATGGCCAAAGATTGGCGTAGTGATCGCGCACTTAGAAAGCTCGAAGCACTATTAGCAGTCGCAGACGAAACTGCTTCATTAATTATCACAGGTAACGGTGATGTGGTGCAGCCAGAAAACGACCTAATTGCGATTGGCAGTGGTGGTAACTTCGCGCAATCAGCAGCCACAGCGCTACTAGAAAACACCGACCTAAGTGCACGTGATATTGTAGAGAAAAGCCTTACAATTGCAGGCAACATCTGCGTATTCACGAATAATTTCCAAACTATTGAAGAATTGTAATAGGAACTGCCATGTCTGAGATGACGCCTAGAGAAATCGTTCACGAGCTTGATCAACATATTATTGGCCAAGCTAAAGCTAAAAAAGCAGTTTCAATCGCGCTACGTAACCGCTGGCGCCGTATGCAACTGAGCGATGATTTACGTAGTGAAGTAACACCAAAAAACATTTTAATGATTGGTCCAACAGGTGTGGGTAAAACTGAAATTGCACGTCGCTTAGCTAAACTTGCTAATGCGCCTTTCATTAAAGTTGAAGCAACAAAGTTCACCGAAGTGGGCTATGTTGGTAAAGAAGTTGAAACGATCATCCGTGATTTAGTTGATATCTCAATTAAAATGACGCGTGAACAGCAAACCAAAAAATTCAAACATCGCGCTGAAGAAGCGGCAGAAGAGCGTATTTTAGATGCCCTTTTACCACCAGCACGCGATACCTTTGGTGAGTCAAAAACTGAAGAGAATTCTTCTACTCGTCAATCTTTCCGTAAGAAATTACGTGAAGGTCAGTTAGACGATAAAGAAATTGATATCGATGTTGCACAAGCTCAGCCAAATGTTGAGATCATGGCTCCTCCCGGTATGGAAGAAATGACCAACCAGCTTCAAAGCATGTTCCAAAACATGGGTGGTGATAAGCGCAGCAACCGTAAGCTAAAAATCAAAGAAGCGTTCAAGCTATTAGTTGAAGAAGAAGCAGCAAAACTTGTTAACCCTGAAGAGTTAAAAGAGCAAGCTATCTTCGCAGTAGAACAAAACGGTATCGTGTTTATCGATGAGATCGATAAAATCTGTAAACGTGGTGAAGCGTCTGGCCCAGATGTTAGCCGTGAAGGTGTTCAGCGTGACTTACTACCATTAATCGAAGGTTCAACAGTAAGCACTAAACATGGCATGGTTAAAACTGACCACATGTTATTTATCGCATCTGGCGCATTCCAAATGGCTAAACCGTCAGACATGATCCCAGAGCTACAAGGCCGTTTACCAATCCGCGTTGAGCTTGAAGCACTAAGTGCTGATGACTTTAAACGTATCTTAACTGAGCCTCATGCTTCATTAACTGAGCAGCAACGTGAGCTGTTAAAAACAGAGCAAGTTGACGTTGAGTTTACTGATGATGCCATTGAACGTATCGCGAAAGCGGCTTGGCAAGTAAATGAGAAAACCGAAAACATCGGTGCTCGTCGCTTGCACACAGTGATGGAAAAACTAATGGAAGAAATTTCATTTGATGCCTCAGAAAAAGCTGGTTCAACACTAACAATTGATGCCAATTACGTTGAGCAGCATTTAGGTGCACTTGTTGAAGATGAAGACTTAAGTCGCTTCATTCTTTAATCAACAAATTAGCGTTATAATCAAAAGCCTCCAGTTGGAGGCTTTTTAGTTTATATAAGGTAAGGCTCACATGAAAGAAGTCACTAAAGTGCATTATCACAGGGTTAGCAAATTATTAGATGTTCATTTTGATGATCAAACTATTGCCAAATTTAGTGCTGAATTTTTGCGTGTTCACTCACCTTCTGCTGAAGTACAAGGTCATGGCAATGAACCTATGAAACTCGTACTTGGTAAGCAACAAGTAGGAATTAACAAGATTGAACCGGTTGGCCATTATGCGATTCGACTAGTATTTAGCGATAACCATAATAGCGGTTTATTCAGCTGGCACTATTTAAGTGAGCTGCAAGCTAACCATGATGAGCTTTGGCAACAATACCAAACAAGGGTCTCAGAGCACGAAGCAAGCAAAGACAGCGTGCCTATTAAGTTTGTGCCTTAATACCTACTGGATTAGCTCCGAGCAAACTAAACAACAAAAAAGCGCGATGACGACACCGTCACCGCGCTTTTTATATAAAGTATCAAGTACTCATTAAACTTTAAACTTATCGATTGCCTGATAAAGCACACGCGCTTGCTCAGATACTTCTTCACTGGTTTGCGCATTAGTCGCCGCGTGACCCGATGCTTCTTGAGCGATATCACGAATACGTACCACGTTTTTATTTACCTCAGAAGCCACTTGGCTTTGCTCATCAATTGCGGTGGCAATGTGAGTACTCATATCCATAATGGTTTGTACATCTTCGGTGATTGAGCGAAGCAACTCACCGGCTTTACTTGCCTGTGCTGCACTTTCGCCACCTTGCGTACGACACTGCTGCATAATGCTCACCACTTCTTGCGTACGCCCTTGTAAGGTCGAAATGATGCTCTCGATCTCTTGCGTTGAATCTTGGGTACGCTGCGCAAGCGAGCGAACTTCATCTGCTACTACCGCAAAGCCACGGCCTTGTTCACCAGCACGTGCTGCTTCAATTGCCGCATTGAGTGCCAGTAAGTTTGTTTGCTCAGCAATGCCACGAATAACATCAAGTACAGAACCAATGGTTTCAGCGTCTTTTTCTAACTGCGACACCACACTTGATGCGTTACCGAGTGAATCTGATAAGTGATTAATTTGCACCACTGTTGATTCAACCTCAGAACGGCCTTGTTGCGCACTTAAGTTAGTCGACTCAGCTTTTTTCGCAGCCGCTTCAGTATTGTGTGAAATATCTTGAATCGTCGCCTGCATTTCGGTGGCAGCTGTGGCAACCATGTCAGCTTCGTGAAGCTGCTCTTGCATACCTGAGCTAGTTGCTGCAGTCGTTTCAGATAAATGTTCTGTTGCCACGTTAAGAGTACTTAGCGCTGTATTTACCTCGTAAATCAGCTTTTTAAAATCACTGATCAAGCTATTAAAGTCGACCGTCATTGTGGTGATTTCATCTTTACCCGATTGAGTAATCGACATGCTTAAGTCGTTATTGCGACGAATCTCATTAATCGTGTGGTACACACGTTCGATAGGCTGAATAATTGAGCGGCTAGTAAAGTAAACTAATAACATTACTAAAATGCTCGCAATAATAAATACAAGAATGGCAATCAACTGCGCACTAGCAGCACTAGATTCTACAAACTCTTTAGTTTGTGTAGTCAATTGGTTAACTATTGCATCACTAAGCTCTACACTGCGCTTCATCTCACCGAGTGCCCCTGATTCTAAATCAAGGCCCAAAGCAACTTGTGCATCAACTAAGGCTTTAAATTTACTTTGATAAGTCGCAAGCAAACTAAGCAATTGGTTTTCGTAATTTGCATCGAACCCAGCGTTTTTAATCTCAGAGCTAAAACTAGCAACTAAATCATCAAACTTGCCCATATACTTTAAATCAAAGCGCAGCATAAAGTCTTTTTCTGCACGGCGAAGCTGAAGCATTAAAGCCAGTAGTTTATAGTTTTCGCGCTCACTTAATAATGTTTCTACTTGATGCACCGCACCACGTAAATCACCATAAAGTGCATCTTTAGGGTGTAAACCAATTTTCTTTTGTAGTACCACAACTTCATTGAAGTCATCGTAATAAGTTTTCGCAAGGCGTCTAAATTCATTTAGTTTAGATGAGTCCATCGACAAATCTTTCACTAACTCGTCTAGTCGCGCCATTTTATTTTTTAGCTGCGAATACTCTTTCTCAAAAAGCTCAAGGCTATCGACATCTTTGTAAAACAAAAAGTTTTTTTCATGTTTACGCATCGCAAGTTCATGAATGTCGAGCTCCTCCGCATTTTGAATTGTTTCGTTGAGCTTTAGCATCATGCGCGACTCAAAGATAATTACACACAGCATCACAATCATTGCAAGACCAACAACGAGCGCGTTTAACTGTAAACGACGCTTAATAGTTAAGTTTTGTAATACATTCATTCAAAGTGCCTTATAGAAACATGCAGTTAAAGTATAGCTAAACTATTTAAAGCAGCTAATAAAAAGTGGTTAAACTTGCCGCGCATTTTCCAATATAAGGTACTTTTAAACAATCAGTTTTTGTTCTAAATCAACCTGTTGCCATAAATGTTTATGCAATTTATCCAGCTTTTCCCACTGTTTTTTTTGCAACCAATCAACCAAAGGTGCTGGATCACTCGGAAAATTGAGCTTTCTGTTCTGTGGAGATTGCAACCAATCATCCATCGCATTGGGGTTTAAATAGCTCATGACATGGGCTACTCCCATCGATAAGAGCGTCTGTGCATTAATCCCCTGCTCAAACTGTTTACCAAGTGGTTTTAGTAAAAGTTTTTTACCCAGCTGCAATGCTTCACTTGCAAGTTCAAATCCGGCATTGCCAATTACGCCGCCAGCATTAGCAAGATCATTTAAAAAGCCAACACGTGACGGCGCTCGCAGATGAATATTTCCGATTGAACAATCTTGCGCATCAGGGTGATAACAGTAAAACTCACGCTCAGGAAAGTCTTTGAGGTAGTCGACCACACTGTCTAGGTCCTCAAAAGGTAGATACACCAACACCTTATTTTCGACCATCACTGGATTATCATGATGATGATTTGCAATAAATGGCGGAATGATGTTTTCTGCATAAGGTTGCCAATGCACCCCTAAATAAACGCTCGCTGGCGCATAGTTACGGATCAGCGCACGACGGAAAAAAGCTCGGCCAAACATCGGCACTTTATCAGATAAAAACGCCGCTTGATGGCTCATACCAATAACAGGGATACCTTGCTGTTTAGCTGCCCATGCTGTAATTGGTTCAAAGTCATTAAACACTAAGTCATAATGACGTAAATCAAGGTTTTTTATATCTTTTATAAGCTGCAATGGGCGCGCATTTTTCAACGTTTTAAAGCTATCAACTTGCCCAGATTTGCTGGTAAACGACAAACCTCGAAAAGCTCGGTAATCGGCAAAATCGTCCATATCAAAGTAGTCTTGTTCTTTACGACCCGAAAACACATAATCAACATCCACTCCTAATGCTTTAAAGGTCGTTGCCATCACTCGTGCGCGAGTAATATGGCCATTACCCGTACCTTGAATACCGTACAATATTCTCATATAGACTCCACCACCATTACAGCTAATACTGCACAACTTGAACCCATCACTGCGCCAATCACCACATCAGCAGGGTAATGCACACCAATAATCACTCTCGATGCCGCAACCCCTGATGCCCACATTAGCCACAGCAAAGCAAATTCCGGAAAATAGATAGTCAAAATAGTTGCCACCACAAACGCTCCAGCACTATGCCCCGAAGGTAAACTAAATTGGTCGCTCGGCACTAAATAAGCACCTTGCACTAAACAGTCGCACGGTCTAACCCGCGCGATGCGCTTTTTAGCTAAAAAGTAAATAGGTCGCTCGATGGCAAAGCCCACTAATATACTCAGTGCCAGCTGTTGAAAGTGCAGCTGCTCGGTAAACCACCAAAAACCAAGAAACAACACCACATATAGCCCGCCATCGCCGCTTTTCGAAAAGCCAAGCGCTGATCTTCTAAGCCAAACTGGCGAAGCATCGTTAAACACGCTTAAAAACAGCTGTTCATCCACTTTTGCCAATTTAGTAAGTATGTTGTTTGCCATGGTGAGCTCCTTGTCATACTTTGCGTCTAATTTTTATACTCATCTCAGCTTAGGCGTTAAAAATAACAATTAGGTGACGCTTTTGAGACACTAATGTTGCGGTAACGAAATTCCTTTGATTTAAACCAATAATCCGCTATTAAGTCGTTGTTATTGAGTTGTATCAGGGTATACTGAGTACTAAACAGACAGTCTCTTTAGAGGATGAAAAAATGGATTACAGCACTTCTGATTTATGCGACCACTTTCCAGATGTGGTTGATGTGCTCGAACCAATGTTTATCAATTTTGGTGGACGCCCAAGCTTTAGTGGTCGAGTAAAAACCGTTAAATGCTTTGAAAATAACGAGCTGATCCGCGAAATTTTATCAACCGATGGCACCGACAGCGTGTTATTGATTGATGGTGGTGGCTCTACCCGACGCGCCCTTATTGATATAGAGCTGGCTGAAATCGCATTAGAAAACAACTGGCAAGGCATTATCGTTTACGGTGCCATTCGCCATGTTGATGAACTTGAAGAGCTAGACTTAGGCATTCAAGCAATTGCCTCTATTCCTGTTGCTGCCGATAGTGAAGGTGCAGGTGAAGACGGCATTGGCGTTAACTTCGCAGGCGTTTCTTTCTTTGATGACGACTTTGTTTACGCTGATAGCACCGGTATTATATTATCTGCTGAAGAATTAGAGTTAGAAATAATAGAAGACTAATCTCGGTGACAAACTACCTTAAAATTTATGATGAAGCGGCGGTAAAGCACTTATGTACTCGCCGCGCTAACGAACTAAAAGCTTGGCAAGCCCTTGCCCTTCTCGACACTCAAGTTAACGCTCCACAAGCACTCATCGATGCAAAACAATTTGGTATTCGCTATGTTTTAGTTGGCGTATGTGAAGATATTGGTCCTCGCGCTAACTTAGGTAACGCTGGCTCAGGGCAAGCGTGGCAAGCATTTTTAAAGCGCTTTTTAAACCAAACGCATAACCAGTTTTTAAATCATGAGCGCGTGTTATTACTCGGCGAAGTTGCCCTTGATGACTTAAACCAACAAGCTGCTGACCTTGATAATAAAAACGACGCTGACTTAGCCAAACTACGTGAATTATGCGCTGATATAGACACCCGCGTTGAGCAGGTGCTTGCGATGATTTTTGCAGCAGGCCTTGAGCCAATTGTAATCGGTGGCGGCCATAACAACTGCTTAGGTATTTTACGTGCCCTTAGTAAGCAACATGGTAAACCAGTCAACGCTATCAACTTAGACCCTCATGCTGATTTCAGAGAGTGTGAAGGCCGTCATAGCGGCAATGGCTTTAGGTATGCGTACAGCGAAAACCACCTTGCTGACTATCATGTGATGGGGTTACACGAATTTAAAAATAACCAAGCGATTATGGATGCCCTGACAAACGCAAACTTCACGTTTGATAGTTACCAAGACATTCAAGTACGTCGCAAAGTCGATTTATCTTCGGCATGTAAACACGCATTAGCTCAGTTTGATAATGCGCCACTTGGAGTCGAAGTCGACCTAGACAGCATCTCATTAATGCCGGTTAGTGCATACACCAATTGTGGCTTCAGTGTGAGTGATGCCGAACACTTTGTGCATTTAGCTGCCAGCCAAACAACAGCTCGCTACCTCCACTTATGCGAAGGCGCCCCGTCGCAACACCCAGTTGGCTTAGAAGCAGGCATGAATGACGCAGGCCAAATAATCACCGCCCTAGTGAATGCGTATTTGCAAGCGAGAGAGGCAAGTTAGAAAGAAGCGAGAAACGAGGTTACGACTGATTTTTGTGGGGTGGGTTGAACGTAGCGATACTCAACACATAGAAGCGGTCAGCTCTGTGCCTTCAGCGATCAGACGCGCGAAACAAGTTTCACGCCTACCTGTAGCAGCGGCTTTATGCCGCGCCCCTTAAACTGGAAGCAAGATTCGAGACAAAGCGCGATGGAACGACTGTTTTTTGGGGAGGTCGGCTCGAACGAAGCGATACTCAACACATAGAAGCGGTCAGCTTTCAGCCTTCAGCTGTCAGACGCGCGAAACAAGTTTCACGCCTACCTGTAGCAGCGGCTTTATGCCGCGACTCTTATGGGCAGTAAGGTTCGAGATAAAACGCGATGTAACGAGTCAAGCAACTCACTAACTTCCAATCTGATAGCTGACGGCTGACGGCTGACGGCTTTAACTTACCCCTGATGCTCTAACCGCCATTGTTTTAACCACGACATCATGCCTACGCTGCTAAGCGGGTAATTAAAGTAATAACCCTGGGCGGCGTAGGTGTTCAACGACTTAACAAATTTAAGTTGCTCTAGTGTTTCTACCCCTTCACAAATCACCTTGGCATTATTTTGATTATGCATATCCACCATGCCAGAGACTAGGCTACGAACTTGGCTTTGATGGGCAAAATCAGCGGTTAGCGAAGCCGCTACTTTAATATACTCAACATTAAGATTAGGCAGCTTAGCAAGCCAAATAGGCGTATCGCCAAAGCCATCGATACACAGCTTAATACCAATACTATTTAGCCTTGCGACCATGGCTTTACCTTGGTCGTCTAGGCTCATAAATAGATCGAGCGGGCATTCTATGATTAAATCACCCGGCTCTAAGCGGTGCTCAGTCATAATGCGGTCAACAAATTCAATGAACTCTTCGTGCAGCATTTCTGGACCAAACACGTTAATACTAAGTGGCAGTTCAATGCCTTCCATACGCAGTGCCATAGCAAGCTCAGCAGCACGTTCAATAACATATGCTGCCACAGGGTAACTTAGGCCTGCGACACGAATATCATCAATGAATTTGTTCGCCGAAAGAATGCCTTGTTTTGGATGCTGCCAACGTAGCAGCAATTCTAAAAACTCAATTTGCTCGTCGCTATTACGAATAACCGGCTGAAAATAAAGCTCAAGTTCGCTGGCAAAATCTAAGTGAGCTAATTCGCGTAGGCGTGCCTGTTGCTCTAGTTGCTCAATCATCATTTGTGGGTGATAAGGCACAATTTCTCGCTCTGGGTTTGAATCAAGGGCAAGGTTGGCAAATGAAATTAGGTTCTCGAAGCTGTATTCAGGTTCGTCACAGTTCACGTAACTGGCGCGTACTTTAACTTCAATCGTACAATTAGCAACGTTGAATGGCTTTAATGTGACTTGCCTAATTTGGCTGATCAGCTGCTCATGAAGGTGTTTTTGCTCTTCGAGTGAGCAAATAAAGGCAAAGTTTAAGCCCCCTAAATGCGCCAGTTTTTCAGTATTTGCGGTGTTACCTGTCATACTCAGCACAGCATCAACACTGAGTTGCTGTTTAATACGTGTGGCCGATTGCGCTAATAATAAATCACCAAAGTCACGACCAATATGCTGGTTAACATCGTTAAAGCCTTCAAGGCGGATCATCACTAATGCACAATTTGCCGAATGCTCTTCAGCCCATGCAACAAAGCTATTTCTGAGCGCATTACGGTCTGGTAAACCAGTCAGTGGAGCAGCATCTAAATCATCGTTATGGAGCGGTTCTACTTCAACCTGCTCATCTTCTTCGGGCTCTTCGTAATTAAAAAATCCTGAGATAGATAAAATAACTACCGAGAAAACAAGCCAATATAAGGCTGTATCGAGTAATAGGTGGGCAGAGTATAAAACCGCAAACGAAATAGCGGCAGAGACACTCAATATTATGGCAAACCAATTGGTGGTGCGAAATGCTTGCCATAAATGAAAGCATAAAGCTAAAGCAAGTAAGATCACCAGCCAAGGTAATCCTAAGCTTAAAATAGCTAAACCTAGTACGCCATTAACGACTAGGCTTAGTCTTAAAATAGGGTTTTGGGTTACGCATAGGGCACAGATCATTGCCATAAAAACGCTACCAGCTAAAAACACTGGCACTACATCACTTGTTAAATTTACGAGTTGCGTGCTACTACTCGCTAAACTAAAAATCAATGACATGTAATCCAAACTGCGTAATAAAACTTATCTAACTAAGTCTACCCAAAATCCACAGATTTAACAGTTTATTTACGCCGAATTGGTAACTTAATTGTGCTGGGTGGGATATTTGCCAATGAGCAATATCAGCCCGAGCCCCCACTTTTAACACACCACGATCGTCAAGACCTAACGCACCCGCGGCGTTTCGTGTTACGCCAGCTAATGCTTGCTCTGGTGTCATACGGAAAATAGTGCACGCCATATTCATCATTAAGTGCAATGAACATAATGGTGAAGTTCCAGGGTTGAAGTCGGTTGAAATGGCGATCGGAACTTGGTACTGCTGGAGTAGTTCAATTGGCGGATACTTTGTTTCGCGTAAAAAGTAAAATGCACCTGGTAACAATACCGCCGCAGTGCCCGCTTTGGCCATTGCTTGAATGCCAGCTTCATCTAAGTGTTCAATATGATCTGCCGATAAGCCATTAAATTCTGCAACAAGCTCTGCGCCATGTTGATTAGATAGCTGCTCAGCGTGCAACTTAACCGGTAAGTTGTGCTTTTTAGCCGCTTCAAAAACGCGACGAGTTTGCTCGTTGCTAAAGCCTACGTTTTCACAAAAAGCATCAACGGCATCAGCTAAATCAGCTTCAACAACACGGTCAAGCATCTCACCGCAAACAAGCTCTATGTACTCATCACTACGGCCTTTATATTCAGGCGGTAATGCATGCGCACCTAAAAACGTGGTTTTAACATCAACCGGGTGATTTTCACCGAGTAAACGAGCTACTTCGAGTAGTTTAATTTCATTTTCGCAATCAAGACCATAGCCAGATTTAACCTCGACAGTTGTCACGCCTTCTGCGTATAACGCATTTAAGCGCTCTTTAGCACTAACAAACAATGTTTCGTGGTCGGCTTCGCGGGTTGCACGTACGGTGCTTGCAATACCGCCACCGTTTGCAGAGATTTGTTCGTAGCTAACACCTTGCAAACGCTGCTCGAACTCTTCTGCGCGGCTACCGGCAAACACTAAGTGAGTGTGACAATCAATCAACCCTGGTGTTAACCACTGCCCTTTAGCAGAGACAGTTGGCGTTGCTAACGCGTCAAATTTAGGTAAATCGGTTTGTGCACCTAACCAGGCAATTTTGCCATCTTTAACGGCAATCGCTGCATTTTCAATGGCGCCGTATGGTGCATCAACAGCAGGATCCATTGTGGCGATATTGGCATCTGTGATCAGTAAATCCCAGAGCGCTTGATCATTGTTGGTTGTGTGCATTTTTCACCTATCTTGATGCTTGCTAAAGGCTCAGTATGAGCCTAAATTTAAATTTGCTTAAAGTTTATCAACTCATCTTGTATATACAAGGAAATTATGTCACCCTGTAACATATTGTTAACTTATAAATAAAC
Above is a window of Pseudoalteromonas shioyasakiensis DNA encoding:
- the hutI gene encoding imidazolonepropionase, translating into MHTTNNDQALWDLLITDANIATMDPAVDAPYGAIENAAIAVKDGKIAWLGAQTDLPKFDALATPTVSAKGQWLTPGLIDCHTHLVFAGSRAEEFEQRLQGVSYEQISANGGGIASTVRATREADHETLFVSAKERLNALYAEGVTTVEVKSGYGLDCENEIKLLEVARLLGENHPVDVKTTFLGAHALPPEYKGRSDEYIELVCGEMLDRVVEADLADAVDAFCENVGFSNEQTRRVFEAAKKHNLPVKLHAEQLSNQHGAELVAEFNGLSADHIEHLDEAGIQAMAKAGTAAVLLPGAFYFLRETKYPPIELLQQYQVPIAISTDFNPGTSPLCSLHLMMNMACTIFRMTPEQALAGVTRNAAGALGLDDRGVLKVGARADIAHWQISHPAQLSYQFGVNKLLNLWILGRLS